A stretch of the Ptychodera flava strain L36383 chromosome 18, AS_Pfla_20210202, whole genome shotgun sequence genome encodes the following:
- the LOC139116806 gene encoding extracellular calcium-sensing receptor-like produces the protein MNLSAVPMYRASKFRVSYNVYLAVLSIATALDNIYRCRNGSGLLADGHCPDIRSLRPWQLLRYLSNVTFQGTEGQSFKFGKNGDGLGVYHLVNWQLNKATQEMSVVPIGYYDNRIEEGSKLRIDDKNVIWNDNSLKVPVSQCAIPCHPGTRRAVLQGQPKCCHECVPCAEGEITNQTDLPVCITCPEGFWSNANNTHCDLKVQDYLSWTDTSGMVAVCSAVIGTILTCVTLLIFAMNRNTPIVKAANRELCIMMLVFLALCFISCLSFVGHPNRFQCNMQIIQGIFHTSAVSLILVKTHRLLTIFRSKLPSALQERRFAKLQLQLLLLTFLVVFHVALVVALLVIAPPDVERNDELSKTVTYIHCKSSNVVFSLSTSMYTWLVSGICLILAFKSRKLPDNFNEAKFITFAMVLYFIVWSFYYPSSILTYGKLRALFRCLVNIISGAALLVSIFIPKCYIILCKRELNTKEAIQRVTRQHSMKITSKALELTPTKRSISLGSETNHLTSKERQPLASGEILV, from the exons ATGAATTTGTCGGCTGTTCCAATGTACCGAGCATCCAAGTTCAGAGTGTCCTACAACGTTTACCTGGCCGTGTTGTCAATAGCAACCGCTCTGGACAATATCTACCGGTGCAGAAACGGATCTGGGCTGCTGGCGGATGGTCATTGCCCCGACATCCGCAGTCTGCGGCCATGGCAACTGTTGCGCTACCTCTCAAACGTGACGTTTCAGGGAACAGAGGGTCAAAGCTTCAAATTCGGCAAGAACGGCGACGGATTGGGGGTGTACCATCTGGTCAACTGGCAGCTTAACAAAGCTACGCAAGAAATGAGCGTTGTGCCGATCGGTTACTATGACAACAGGATCGAAGAAGGCTCAAAGTTACGGATAGACGATAAAAATGTCATTTGGAACGACAATTCTCTTAAG GTACCTGTCTCCCAATGTGCAATCCCCTGTCATCCGGGAACGCGAAGAGCTGTGTTACAAGGCCAGCCTAAATGCTGCCATGAATGCGTGCCCTGTGCAGAAGGCGAAATTACAAACCAAACAG ATCTTCCGGTTTGCATCACCTGCCCTGAAGGTTTTTGGTCGAACGCTAACAATACCCACTGCGACCTGAAGGTGCAGGACTATCTTTCTTGGACGGACACAAGCGGGATGGTCGCCGTCTGCTCGGCTGTCATAGGAACTATTCTGACCTGCGTGACTTTATTGATATTCGCCATGAATCGGAACACACCGATCGTGAAAGCAGCCAATCGGGAACTCTGTATTATGATGCTCGTGTTTCTGGCATTGTGTTTCATAAGTTGTCTCTCATTCGTTGGTCATCCGAACAGATTTCAGTGCAACATGCAAATCATTCAAGGAATATTCCACACCAGCGCTGTATCCCTAATATTGGTCAAAACGCATCGACTTCTGACGATTTTTCGCTCGAAACTTCCATCTGCGCTGCAGGAAAGGCGATTCGCAAAATTACAGCTGCAACTCTTACTGCTGACATTTTTAGTAGTGTTCCATGTGGCCTTGGTCGTAGCGCTCCTCGTTATAGCGCCCCCTGATGTTGAGCGCAACGACGAACTGTCTAAGACAGTAACATACATCCATTGCAAATCTTCAAATGTGGTGTTTTCGCTGTCGACAAGTATGTACACATGGCTGGTGTCGGGCATTTGTTTGATTTTAGCCTTCAAATCCCGCAAACTAcctgataatttcaatgaagctAAATTCATCACATTTGCCATGGTTTTGTATTTCATAGTTTGGTCGTTTTATTACCCCTCGTCTATTCTCACTTACGGGAaattgagggcgctcttcagaTGTCTGGTTAACATCATCTCCGGTGCCGCATTGCTCGTCAGCATATTTATACCGAAGTGTTATATTATCCTATGTAAAAGGGAGCTCAATACGAAGGAAGCCATTCAAAGGGTCACAAGACAGCATTCAATGAAAATCACGTCAAAAGCTCTCGAGCTGACCCCGACGAAGAGGTCAATTTCGTTAGGTTCCGAGACTAACCATCTGACTTCGAAAGAGCGACAGCCCCTTGCATCGGGCGAAATCCTGGTGTAA